From the Phyllopteryx taeniolatus isolate TA_2022b chromosome 16, UOR_Ptae_1.2, whole genome shotgun sequence genome, one window contains:
- the mrps34 gene encoding 28S ribosomal protein S34, mitochondrial, whose amino-acid sequence MVKKKRLRLIAEMARKIRAYRELKNRPRDSQKYALDYDTMRRPHTGKMLPVLAWQDVRRESRLFSLLAGMRMFGVGRVFTRKSWLEDHTEPSYWQLTKVKVDYTAENMDHGKAWGILTFKGKEEKEIKEVDKVMYHDWRLVPKHREQQFKDFVPLPEPPVRYVPYPPLLRAMKLARHKQTEGGILAEEPLLPLERDVVLTKDYFRSQDQGKKLRQETAV is encoded by the exons ATGGTGAAGAAAAAGCGGCTTCGTCTCATAGCGGAGATGGCTCGGAAGATCCGCGCTTACCGAGAGCTGAAGAACCGACCGCGGGACTCGCAGAAGTACGCCCTCGACTACGACACCATGAGGCGGCCTCACACGGGGAAGATGCTGCCCGTGCTGGCTTGGCAGGATGTCCGCCGCGAGAGTCGCCTCTTCTCTCTGCTGGCCGGTATGCGGATGTTCGGTGTGGGTCGAGTCTTTACTCGCAAGTCGTGGCTGGAGGACCACACGGAGCCCAGTTACTGGCAGCTCACCAAAGTCAAGGTGGACTACACAGCGgaa AACATGGATCATGGAAAAGCATGGGGCATCCTCACCTTTAAAG GAAAAGAGGAGAAAGAGATCAAGGAAGTCGACAAGGTGATGTACCACGACTGGCGTCTCGTTCCCAAACACAGAGAGCAACAATTCAAGGACTTTGTGCCCCTTCCTGAGCCGCCTGTACGCTACGTCCCTTACCCTCCACTGCTGCGCGCCATGAAGCTGGCGCGACACAAGCAGACGGAAGGTGGCATTCTGGCAGAGGAGCCCCTTCTGCCTTTGGAAAGGGATGTAGTGCTCACCAAAGACTATTTCCGGAGTCAAGACCAGGGGAAGAAATTGAGACAGGAGACGGCTGTGTGA
- the spsb3a gene encoding SPRY domain-containing SOCS box protein 3a isoform X2: MLMQERLSWPLKVTDGAMSAWSNSDSDYSAVTVPPVPSAVPVTGESYCGCDYQAETIHHRRSFYQVKDCHCGEDDQEFDWVWDANSRSTATLLRCDNREVNFHSEYSCGTAAIRGSKELVEGQHFWEIKMTSPVYGTDMMVGIGTSDVNLDKYRHSFCSLLGKDVDSWGLSYTGLLHHKGDKRNFSSRFGQGSIIGVHLDTWHGTLTFFKNRKCIGIAATDLQNKRFYPMACSTAAKSSMKVIRSCSVSTSLLYLCCARLRQLLPECTDTLDVLPLPPGLRHLLHNKLGWLLNFHGGGTEETADVPERSPCSPVPPSAGPSSSESDSEGCTSDPEACQRKRCRWT; encoded by the exons ATGCTGATGCAAGAGAGGTTGTCGTGGCCACTGAAAGTGACCGATGGGGCTATGAGCGCCTGGAG CAATTCTGATTCCGACTACTCAGCAGTGACGGTCCCACCGGTGCCCAGCGCTGTGCCCGTGACCGGAGAGTCTTACTGTGGCTGCGATTACCAGGCTGAGACCATCCACCATCGACGAAGTTTCTACCAAGTCAAAGACTGTCACTGTGGAGAGGATGACCAAG AATTTGACTGGGTTTGGGATGCCAACAGCCGATCAACAGCAACATTACTGAGATGCGACAATCGCGAGGTCAACTTCCACTCCGAGTACAGCTGCGGCACGGCTGCAATCCGTGGTTCCAAGGAGCTGGTGGAAGGGCAACACttttgggaaataaagatgacATCCCCCGTGTATGGGACAGACATG ATGGTTGGAATCGGTACCTCTGATGTGAACCTTGACAAATACAGGCATTCATTCTGCAGCCTTTTGGGAAAAGATGTGGACAGCTGGGGTCTGTCTTACACTG GCTTGTTGCATCATAAAGGAGACAAGAGGAACTTTTCCTCTCGGTTTGGCCAGGGTTCCATCATTGGGGTTCATTTGGACACGTGGCACGGAACGCTTACATTCTTTAAGAATCGCAAGTGCATAG GAATTGCTGCCACAGATCTCCAGAACAAAAGGTTTTACCCGATGGCGTGCTCCACAGCAGCCAAAAGCAGCATGAAGGTGATTAGATCCTGCTCCGTATCCACCTCCCTTTTATACCTGTGCTGCGCCCGCCTTCGCCAGCTCCTGCCAGAATGTACAGACACCCTGGATGTCCTGCCCCTGCCGCCGGGGCTTCGCCACCTGCTACACAACAAACTAGGTTGGCTGCTCAATTTCCACGGCGGCGGTACAGAGGAAACCGCAGATGTCCCTGAACGCTCCCCGTGCTCGCCCGTCCCTCCTTCGGCCGGGCCGTCCTCCTCTGAGAGTGATTCGGAGGGTTGTACGTCCGACCCCGAGGCCTGCCAGAGGAAGAGGTGCCGCTGGACTTGA
- the spsb3a gene encoding SPRY domain-containing SOCS box protein 3a isoform X1 — translation MMSRRGRNSRAWRYVWGGIQRDADAREVVVATESDRWGYERLEYSNSDSDYSAVTVPPVPSAVPVTGESYCGCDYQAETIHHRRSFYQVKDCHCGEDDQEFDWVWDANSRSTATLLRCDNREVNFHSEYSCGTAAIRGSKELVEGQHFWEIKMTSPVYGTDMMVGIGTSDVNLDKYRHSFCSLLGKDVDSWGLSYTGLLHHKGDKRNFSSRFGQGSIIGVHLDTWHGTLTFFKNRKCIGIAATDLQNKRFYPMACSTAAKSSMKVIRSCSVSTSLLYLCCARLRQLLPECTDTLDVLPLPPGLRHLLHNKLGWLLNFHGGGTEETADVPERSPCSPVPPSAGPSSSESDSEGCTSDPEACQRKRCRWT, via the exons ATGATGTCCAGGCGAGGCAGGAACAGCCGCGCTTGGCGATACGTTTGGGGTGGAATACAGCGGGATGCTGATGCAAGAGAGGTTGTCGTGGCCACTGAAAGTGACCGATGGGGCTATGAGCGCCTGGAG TACAGCAATTCTGATTCCGACTACTCAGCAGTGACGGTCCCACCGGTGCCCAGCGCTGTGCCCGTGACCGGAGAGTCTTACTGTGGCTGCGATTACCAGGCTGAGACCATCCACCATCGACGAAGTTTCTACCAAGTCAAAGACTGTCACTGTGGAGAGGATGACCAAG AATTTGACTGGGTTTGGGATGCCAACAGCCGATCAACAGCAACATTACTGAGATGCGACAATCGCGAGGTCAACTTCCACTCCGAGTACAGCTGCGGCACGGCTGCAATCCGTGGTTCCAAGGAGCTGGTGGAAGGGCAACACttttgggaaataaagatgacATCCCCCGTGTATGGGACAGACATG ATGGTTGGAATCGGTACCTCTGATGTGAACCTTGACAAATACAGGCATTCATTCTGCAGCCTTTTGGGAAAAGATGTGGACAGCTGGGGTCTGTCTTACACTG GCTTGTTGCATCATAAAGGAGACAAGAGGAACTTTTCCTCTCGGTTTGGCCAGGGTTCCATCATTGGGGTTCATTTGGACACGTGGCACGGAACGCTTACATTCTTTAAGAATCGCAAGTGCATAG GAATTGCTGCCACAGATCTCCAGAACAAAAGGTTTTACCCGATGGCGTGCTCCACAGCAGCCAAAAGCAGCATGAAGGTGATTAGATCCTGCTCCGTATCCACCTCCCTTTTATACCTGTGCTGCGCCCGCCTTCGCCAGCTCCTGCCAGAATGTACAGACACCCTGGATGTCCTGCCCCTGCCGCCGGGGCTTCGCCACCTGCTACACAACAAACTAGGTTGGCTGCTCAATTTCCACGGCGGCGGTACAGAGGAAACCGCAGATGTCCCTGAACGCTCCCCGTGCTCGCCCGTCCCTCCTTCGGCCGGGCCGTCCTCCTCTGAGAGTGATTCGGAGGGTTGTACGTCCGACCCCGAGGCCTGCCAGAGGAAGAGGTGCCGCTGGACTTGA